A genome region from Manihot esculenta cultivar AM560-2 chromosome 5, M.esculenta_v8, whole genome shotgun sequence includes the following:
- the LOC110614789 gene encoding pentatricopeptide repeat-containing protein At5g08510, with protein sequence MNQLKQIHAFTLRNGIDYNENLIKKLLQISNIFYAHNLFKLIPTPTVFLYNNLIQAYSSQNQPHQCLYLYSQMRFKKCLPNAHSFTFLFATCARFSSPFHGQILHTHFLISGLDFDVFPLTALVDMYAKLGMLVSARQVFDEMTLRDIPTWNALIAGYSRHGNMDGALEIFRQMPSRNVVSWTAMVSGYSQNGLYAKALRMFLEMEKEKGLMPNEVTIASVLPACANLGALEVGERVQAYARKHGLLRNLYVSNALLEMYARCGKIDAAKQIFFEIIGNRRNLCSWNSMVMGLAIHGRSYEALQLYGQMLREGTAPDDVTFVGLLLACTHGGMLVKGRQLFKSMEKMFRITPKLEHYGCMVDLLGRAGELQEAYDLIKRMPMKPDSVIWGALLGACSFYKNVELAEIAANSLFELEPWSPGNYVILSNIYASAGRWDGVAKLRKLMKGSKITKAAGYSFIEGEGEIHKFIVEDASHARHDEIYTLLNRISTKMKLQSADDSELEELCLMEI encoded by the exons ATGAACCAGTTGAAGCAGATTCACGCCTTTACTCTTCGAAATGGCATAGACTACAACgaaaatcttattaaaaaacTCCTCCAAATTTCGAACATCTTTTATGCCCACAACCTGTTCAAACTTATTCCAACGCCAACTGTCTTTCTCTACAACAATCTCATTCAAGCTTACTCCTCTCAAAACCAGCCCCACCAATGCCTTTATCTCTACTCCCAAATGCGTTTCAAAAAGTGCCTGCCGAATGCACACAGTTTTACATTCCTCTTCGCCACGTGTGCCCGCTTTTCCTCCCCTTTCCATGGCCAAATACTTCACACCCATTTCTTAATATCGGGTTTGGATTTTGATGTCTTTCCCTTGACAGCTTTAGTAGATATGTATGCTAAATTGGGCATGTTAGTCTCGGCTAGGCAAGTGTTCGATGAAATGACTCTGAGAGATATACCCACTTGGAATGCGTTAATTGCTGGTTATTCGAGGCATGGGAATATGGACGGAGCACTAGAGATATTTAGACAAATGCCTAGTAGGAATGTAGTCTCATGGACCGCAATGGTATCTGGGTACTCGCAGAATGGACTGTATGCTAAGGCATTACGAATGTTTCTGGAGATGGAGAAGGAGAAAGGTTTAATGCCAAATGAAGTGACTATTGCAAGTGTACTTCCAGCATGTGCAAACCTAGGCGCATTGGAAGTTGGGGAGAGAGTTCAAGCATATGCCAGAAAACATGGACTCTTGAGGAATTTGTATGTGAGCAATGCCTTGTTGGAAATGTATGCAAGATGTGGTAAAATTGATGCTGCAAAGCagattttctttgagataattGGTAATAGGAGAAATTTGTGCTCTTGGAATTCGATGGTCATGGGCTTGGCTATCCACGGAAGAAGCTACGAAGCCCTTCAACTCTACGGCCAAATGCTG AGAGAAGGAACCGCACCTGACGATGTGACATTTGTAGGACTTCTCTTAGCGTGTACTCATGGAGGAATGCTCGTAAAAGGCCGGCAACTTTTTAAATCGATGGAAAAAATGTTTAGGATCACTCCCAAATTGGAACACTATGGCTGCATGGTTGACCTCCTAGGGCGTGCCGGAGAACTGCAAGAAGCTTATGATCTTATAAAGAGGATGCCAATGAAGCCCGATTCTGTAATATGGGGAGCACTACTAGGTGCTTGCAGTTTCTATAAAAATGTTGAACTTGCAGAAATAGCAGCCAACTCACTATTTGAACTAGAGCCCTGGAGTCCAGGAAACTATGTAATCCTTTCCAATATATATGCATCGGCAGGCCGATGGGATGGGGTCGCTAAGCTTAGGAAGCTAATGAAGGGCAGCAAGATTACAAAGGCAGCTGGATATAGTTTTATTGAAGGGGAAGGTGAAATTCATAAGTTCATTGTGGAAGATGCTTCACACGCAAGGCATGATGAAATATATACCTTACTGAATCGAATTTCAACTAAGATGAAACTACAAAGTGCAGATGATTCTGAACTTGAAGAATTATGCCTAATGGAgatttga
- the LOC110615197 gene encoding U-box domain-containing protein 44 encodes MALDVITSASSVPASEFLTDVVEGMIEIAYAANNVLIKKESFKELAIYMDRIVPILKEFNKKDIGHSESLNNAIEILNREITTAKQLTMECTKRNKVYLLMNCRAIVKRLENTTREISRALDLLPLASLDLSSGIIDEIVKLRDSMQSAEFKAAIAEEEILEKIESGIQERNVDRSYANNLLVHIAEAVGISTERAALKKEFEDFKQEIESVQLRKDQAEAIQMAQIIALLERADAASSPKEKEMKYFTKRKSLGNQPLEPLLSFYCPITQEVMVDPVETSSGQTFERSAIEKWLVDGNKLCPLTMTPLNSSILRPNKTLRQSIEEWKDRNTMITIASMKSKLMSEEEGEVLHCLEQLEDLCAQRDQHREWVILENYIPVLIKLLGEKNRDIRHHALVILNILAKDSDDAKERIANVDNAIEFIVRSLGRRIGERKLAVALLLELSKFTLVRDCIGKVQGCILLLVTMSSSDDNQAAADAQELLENLAFSEQNIIQMAKANYFKHLLQHLSTGPEDVKMIMVSTLAEMELTDHNKASLFEGGVLSPLLHLVSGGDMEMRKLAIKALRNFSSLPANGLQMIREGAVRPLLDLLFRHISSSSGLREQLAATIMHLAESTVSQVSSPTPISLLESDEDALMLFSLINLTGPDVKQNILRIFYALCQSPSAPKIKSKLTECSAVQVLVQLCEQENQNVRANAVKLFCCLVEGGDEATILEHVGQNCLETLLRIIQSPTDLEEIVSAMGIISKLPENSQITHWLLNAGALPVIIRILPNSIQNDPHQNRLVENAVEAICRFTVPTNLEWQKKAAEAGIIPMLVQLLDFGTTLTKKYCAISLAHFSESSLSLSRPIPKHKGFWCFSVPPEIGCRIHGGVCAVESSFCLVEADAIRPLVRVLEDPDPGACEASLDALLTLIEAERLQSGSKVLAEANAIPSIVKFLSSSTPTLQEKALKALERIFRLPEYKQKYGPSAQFPLVDLTQRGNSSMKSLAARILAHLNVLHDQSSYF; translated from the exons ATGGCATTAGATGTCATTACCAGTGCCTCATCTGTTCCAGCATCAGAATTCCTTACCGATGTCGTAGAGGGCATGATTGAGATCGCATATGCTGCCAACAATGTACTAATTAAGAAGGAGAGTTTTAAGGAACTTGCCATCTACATGGATAGGATTGTACCTATCTTAAAAGAGTTTAACAAGAAAGACATAGGTCATTCAGAGAGCTTAAACAATGCAATTGAGATTCTCAATCGAGAAATTACAACTGCAAAGCAATTAACTATGGAGTGTACTAAAAGAAATAAAGTATATCTACTGATGAATTGCCGTGCTATAGTTAAGCGTTTAGAAAACACCACCAGGGAAATTAGCCGGGCTCTGGATCTTCTACCTTTGGCTTCTTTGGATCTTTCATCTGGTATAATTGATGAGATTGTAAAACTCCGAGATAGTATGCAAAGCGCTGAGTTCAAGGCAGCCATAGCAGAAGAAGAGATATTGGAGAAAATTGAGTCAGGAATACAGGAGAGAAATGTTGATCGTTCTTATGCCAATAATTTACTGGTTCACATAGCTGAGGCAGTTGGTATCTCAACTGAGAGGGCTGCATTAAAGAAAGAATTCGAAGACTTCAAGCAGGAGATTGAAAGTGTCCAGCTGAGGAAGGACCAAGCTGAAGCTATTCAGATGGCTCAGATAATTGCTTTACTAGAAAGGGCAGATGCAGCTTCTTCTCCCAAGGAAAAGGAGATGAAGTATTTCACAAAGCGGAAGTCATTGGGTAATCAACCATTGGAGCCTCTCCTGTCATTTTACTGTCCGATCACTCAGGAAGTTATGGTTGATCCTGTGGAGACATCTTCAGGACAAACATTTGAACGAAGTGCAATAGAAAAATGGCTTGTAGATGGAAACAAATTGTGTCCCCTGACCATGACGCCTCTGAACTCATCAATTCTAAGGCCTAATAAAACTTTGAGACAATCAATAGAAGAATGGAAGGATAGGAACACAATGATTACAATTGCTTCCATGAAATCAAAACTCATGTCTGAAGAAGAGGGGGAAGTACTTCATTGTCTGGAACAGTTAGAGGATCTCTGTGCACAAAGAGACCAGCATCGGGAATGGGTAATATTGGAGAATTATATACCAGTTCTAATTAAACTTCTTGGTGAAAAAAATCGTGATATAAGGCATCATGCTTTGGTCATCCTCAATATTCTGGCAAAAGATAGTGATGATGCCAAG GAAAGAATTGCAAATGTTGACAATGCAATTGAATTTATAGTTCGATCTCTTGGGCGTCGAATTGGGGAAAGGAAGTTAGCTGTGGCATTATTGTTAGAATTATCTAAATTTACTCTGGTGAGGGACTGTATTGGAAAGGTCCAAGGGTGCATTCTCCTCTTGGTGACTATGTCTAGCAGTGATGACAACCAAGCTGCCGCAGATGCCCAAGAGCTGTTGGAAAATCTTGCTTTCTCTGAACAGAACATCATACAAATGGCAAAGGCAAATTATTTCAAACATTTGCTGCAGCATCTATCTACAG GACCAGAAGATGTTAAAATGATCATGGTGTCAACTTTGGCAGAGATGGAGTTAACTGACCACAATAAAGCATCTTTATTTGAAGGAGGCGTGTTGAGTCCACTCCTTCACTTAGTCTCAGGTGGTGACATGGAGATGAGAAAGTTGGCCATAAAGGCTCTTCGGAACTTCTCAAGTTTACCAGCAAATGGCCTGCAGATGATTAGAGAAGGTGCAGTGCGCCCATTACTTGACCTTCTTTTCCGGCATATCTCCTCTTCTTCAGGTTTGCGTGAACAGCTGGCAGCCACAATTATGCATCTGGCTGAATCAACAGTGTCCCAAGTTTCCAGCCCAACACCAATTTCATTGTTGGAATCTGATGAAGATGCTTTGATGCTTTTCTCTTTGATTAACTTGACAGGACCTGATGTGAAACAAAATATTCTCCGAATCTTCTATGCGTTGTGTCAGTCCCCATCAGCGCCAAAAATCAAGTCCAAATTGACAGAG TGCTCAGCTGTGCAAGTGTTGGTTCAGTTATGTGAGCAGGAGAATCAAAATGTACGGGCAAATGCTGTAAAGCTGTTCTGTTGCTTGGTAGAAGGTGGTGATGAGGCCACCATCCTAGAGCATGTCGGACAGAATTGCCTTGAAACCTTGCTCAGAATCATCCAGTCTCCAACTGACCTGGAAGAGATTGTTTCTGCGATGGGCATCATCTCTAAACTTCCTGAAAATAGCCAGATTACTCACTGGCTTCTGAATGCGGGGGCACTACCAGTAATTATCAGAATTCTCCCAAATAGCATTCAGAATGATCCTCATCAAAATCGGTTAGTTGAAAATGCTGTTGAAGCTATATGTCGTTTTACTGTTCCAACTAACTTGGAATGGCAAAAGAAAGCAGCAGAAGCCGGCATTATTCCTATGTTAGTGCAGCTACTAGACTTTGGAACTACCTTGACAAAGAAATATTGTGCTATTTCTCTTGCTCATTTTTCAGAGAGTTCATTGAGTTTGAGTCGGCCAATACCAAAACATAAGGGGTTTTGGTGCTTCTCCGTTCCCCCAGAAATTGGCTGCCGGATTCATGGGGGAGTTTGTGCTGTTGAGTCATCATTTTGCCTTGTGGAAGCTGATGCAATAAGACCCCTTGTGAGGGTACTTGAAGATCCAGATCCTGGAGCCTGTGAGGCTTCTTTAGATGCACTTTTGACCCTAATCGAAGCTGAAAGACTTCAAAGTGGTAGCAAGGTGCTTGCAGAAGCAAATGCTATTCCATCAATTGTAAAATTTCTTAGTTCTTCAACTCCCACATTGCAGGAGAAGGCTCTAAAAGCTTTAGAAAGGATATTCAGACTGCCAGAGTACAAACAAAAGTATGGACCCTCTGCTCAGTTTCCCTTAGTTGATTTAACGCAGAGGGGGAACAGCAGCATGAAGTCTCTCGCGGCCAGAATACTGGCTCACTTGAATGTCCTTCATGATCAGTCTTCTTACTTCTAA
- the LOC110614879 gene encoding calcium-binding protein KIC, whose product MEDQTGTRTATSGEYEDLLPVMAEKLDVDAFVAELCGGFRLLADPVRGLITSESLRRNSALLGMQGMSKEEAEEMVREGDLDGDGALNETEFCILMVRLSPEMMEDAEIWLEKAIDQELRKSSR is encoded by the coding sequence ATGGAGGACCAAACTGGCACTAGAACTGCAACAAGCGGCGAGTACGAAGATTTGTTACCGGTGATGGCAGAGAAGCTCGATGTAGACGCCTTTGTAGCAGAATTATGCGGTGGCTTTCGGCTTCTAGCAGACCCCGTAAGAGGATTGATCACGTCGGAGAGTCTGAGGAGAAATTCAGCCCTTCTAGGCATGCAGGGGATGAgcaaagaagaagcagaagagatgGTAAGAGAAGGAGATCTTGATGGGGATGGAGCGCTCAACGAAACTGAATTTTGCATCCTGATGGTGAGGCTTAGCCCCGAAATGATGGAGGATGCTGAAATCTGGCTTGAGAAGGCAATTGATCAAGAGTTGAGGAAATCGTCACGTTAA
- the LOC110615198 gene encoding pentatricopeptide repeat-containing protein At5g16420, mitochondrial, translated as MLRSFPSHRRAKLTTAALLHPMTTTRSLSAANPNIPLPESYTVTPPIKPWPQRLYPKRLVSMITRQQNLDLALQIFHYAGKYHSGFFHNYDTYDSIIHKLSRARCFGPLEDLLLELHKAKIKCGENLFITVIRNYGLAGKPDLAFKTFIRIQDFNVQRSVRSLNTLLNGFVQNKRYDLVHDVFRNCRSKYGVVPNVFTCNILIKALCKKNDIEGATKVLDEMPAMGMIPNVVTYTTILGGYASRGDMVNAKKVFGDLFDRGWLPDATTYTILMDGYCKQGRLVDAIKLMDDMDGNGVEPNDVTYGVMIEAFCKEKKAGEARNMLDDMLEKKYVPSSALCCKVIDVLCEDGKVEEACDLWKRMLAKNCTPDNAITSTLIHWLCKEGKVWEARKLFGEFERGSIPSLLTYNTLIAGMCERGELSEAGRLWDDMMEKGCKPNAFTYNMLIKGISKIGNAKEGIRILEEMLDKGCTPNKSTYALLIEELCAKGMEGEVDKVVSMAMASGRIDRDSWKLFLDKVIGNLDRGTDALNGLLVENS; from the coding sequence ATGCTCCGTTCCTTTCCATCTCATCGTCGTGCAAAACTAACAACCGCCGCACTCTTACATCCGATGACTACTACTCGTTCCCTTTCCGCCGCCAATCCCAACATCCCTCTTCCTGAATCCTACACAGTCACACCTCCAATCAAGCCCTGGCCACAACGCCTCTACCCTAAACGCCTCGTCTCAATGATCACTCGCCAACAAAATCTGGATCTTGCCCTCCAAATCTTCCACTACGCAGGCAAATATCACTCCGGTTTCTTCCACAATTACGACACCTATGATTCCATTATCCATAAGCTGTCTCGTGCTCGCTGTTTTGGCCCATTGGAAGACTTGCTCTTGGAGTTGCATAAAGCTAAAATTAAATGCGGAGAAAATCTTTTCATTACTGTTATACGCAATTACGGCCTCGCCGGCAAGCCCGACTTGGCCTTCAAAACTTTTATCCGCATCCAAGATTTTAACGTACAGCGTTCAGTGAGGTCGCTAAATACACTATTAAATGGTTTTGTGCAAAACAAACGGTACGATTTGGTGCATGATGTGTTCAGGAATTGCCGGAGCAAGTATGGAGTCGTGCCCAATGTTTTCACCTGTAACATTTTGATTAAGGCTCTGTGCAAGAAGAATGACATTGAAGGTGCAACTAAGGTGTTAGACGAAATGCCCGCCATGGGTATGATCCCTAATGTGGTCACTTATACAACAATTTTAGGTGGATACGCTTCGCGCGGTGATATGGTTAATGCTAAGAAGGTTTTTGGCGACCTTTTCGATAGAGGGTGGTTGCCAGACGCAACAACATATACGATCTTGATGGACGGGTATTGCAAACAAGGGAGATTAGTCGATGCTATTAAACTCATGGATGATATGGATGGGAATGGTGTGGAGCCAAATGATGTTACTTATGGGGTGATGATAGAAGCATTTTGCAAAGAGAAGAAAGCCGGTGAAGCACGTAACATGCTTGATGATATGCTTGAGAAGAAGTACGTACCTAGCTCTGCTCTTTGTTGCAAGGTtattgatgtgttatgtgaagATGGGAAGGTAGAGGAGGCTTGTGACTTGTGGAAGAGGATGTTAGCGAAGAATTGCACGCCAGATAATGCAATAACGAGCACGCTCATACATTGGCTATGTAAGGAGGGTAAGGTATGGGAAGCGAGAAAACTATTTGGTGAGTTTGAGCGAGGTTCAATCCCAAGTCTTTTGACATATAACACGCTCATTGCAGGGATGTGTGAGAGAGGAGAATTGAGTGAGGCTGGGAGGCTATGGGATGATATGATGGAAAAGGGTTGTAAGCCTAATGCTTTTACATACAATATGCTGATTAAGGGGATCTCTAAGATTGGGAATGCCAAGGAGGGTATCAGGATTCTTGAGGAGATGTTGGATAAAGGATGCACGCCTAATAAATCGACTTATGCTTTATTGATTGAGGAGTTATGTGCAAAGGGTATGGAAGGAGAAGTAGATAAGGTTGTTTCGATGGCCATGGCAAGTGGAAGAATTGATAGAGATTCTTGGAAACTCTTTTTAGACAAGGTCATTGGTAATCTGGATAGAGGGACAGATGCTCTTAATGGATTGTTAGTGGAGAATTCCTAG